atgtaaattatttcaATTATTTCATGTATAAGTTTTCATAAGTGTATTCAaagtatttttttttatatacacaCATGATCAGACTTaaattgaaaaacaaaaaaaatgattttacttTATGTATCCCGCACATAAATTAGACCCAAAACAGGGtaaaattttctaaattttaccttgaaaatattattaaagtgATCATTCAAATATATATAATCAAAAAGGGAAACGTAATAATTTTTTTTGCAATTATATTATATTTCAGAGGGAGGGAAGATATCTGCAAAATTGCACATTTTTCCTCTTTTGAGCGTGTTTTTGTAGTAATATGCCGCTTCAACAGTGAAACTCGGTAATGAAAGACAGataaaataatacataaatattagAATGTTATGTATGTTTAGTAATCGGGTCATCTAaaattttaagatattatttCTACTCGatgttataatattattataacacCCTCTCACTTAAAAGCAAGAATTTGAATCCAACACCAAGATCTGATATATTGTCAGAAAGTTTAAGTTGTTAAAGTACAGTTAAAGTGAGTGTTTTAGAGATCATGAATTACTATTTTTCTGTCAAAGGACTAATATTTTAGACTATGACAAATAATTTGATactaaaacaattttttttatattacaTTTAAATATTTCATTTATTAACCTTAAATTCTAATATTTAGAGTATTACATTGATAATTAATAAACTATTAATTGTTATTCAGGGTATCAAATTGACAACTAATAAAATATATCGTATTCAACTTCTAAGttctaataatataatatatatttgaaaatttATCAAAAATTTTATATAGAGAACGAATTTTATCAAAAAGTTCAAATTTTTATCCGGCCCGAATCATGCTTCTTTTAATCTGGACTACTATCCAATTTTTTCAAAACCGGAATTTTACATGAATTTTTAGGGTCGGACTTTTAAATAAAAAAAGACTCCTTGAAGGTCCGTATCTCGGGACGAGCCAGCCCGTACTTTTTTTTGAATAGGCCGCTCTCATCTACACTTCACTTTATTTTTCGACAACTAATCAAGGTAGATCATAAATCAATAGAGTTAACAAGTATTAAAGATGGTTTTTAATCCATTAattgatatttttatattataatttccGAAAAAcctacaaatttattttattttcaccATTCTATAATATGAAACCTTCATATTTTATTTTCTATCTAGGCGTTAGTGACTTAATCTTTTGTATCCTTCTTATAGAAAATTCATCGAAAATTCATCAATGATGGTATTTTTGTATCGTTTTCGTATGATTTCGACCAACAATCTTTTATCCTAACATTTATAGAAAATATTATTAGAATTGATCATTCAACTACAAACAATTGTAAAAGAAATGTAGTTACTTTTgcaattatattatattttgagGGAGTGTAAGATATCTAAAAAATTATAAACTTTTCCTCTATTGAGTATGTTTATGTAGTAATTATCGTTTAAACAgttgaaaatattaataaaagacgGATCAAATAACACACAAAAATTAGAATATTATTAGATATcagctcacctaaaatctgaagATATTAGAAAAATACCCCAACTGaatcttataatattattttaatactcCCCTAACTCAAAAGTAAGGAGTCGAACTTAGTCTGACTAAGCTATGATAGATCATTAAGTAACCAGTTCATCTGAAAGTTTAAGGTGGCAGAGGAAGTTCTCAACTAAATCTCATAATATTACGATAATAATGCACCAAAAAATACTGATATGAGCACGGAAAACAATGAAGAGAAAtagtaaattaataattaaattttacaGACCATAATGTTTAAATATGTTTTCGATTTTgcaatcaaaataatttaatatttaaaattcttGCCTAATATTTTTGTCGATGACATCTATTGGTAAATAAACGTTGTATATTTGTTTAATATTTTGATTCTAGTTTTAGAAATTCATCTGTAATCGTATATTGGTATAACGCTTTTTTATGAGACGAATCAAATATTAACAACTTTTTGGCCtctcaattttagaaaatatgatAAGGATTGATTATTCAATTCAAATTCCTGGAAAAGAAAAATAATACTTTTTCGAACTGTATGGAATCTTTGTATTTCTTGAGAGAGCACGTCAAATTCAATTATAAAAAGGACTATAACCCACAACTCTAATCACATTTCACCCAATATTATATATCTTTGCTTAACCTTCAAAAGATGAATCACAAGTATCATTTTCTTTCTCAAATTCTATGAATTACTCTTCACCTGCTCTTCAAATCCCAAATTCAATGGGCTACACTAATCCTACTATAATTAACAGCGAAGAACACCACTCTCAACCATTGCCAAACACTCGAATGTCTAATCCAGGAGTTGGTAATGATATAAATAATATGGGCCAGTCTGGTGAAAACGATATTGTGGCGTCTGGTGGTCATTTTTCATTCTCCACGCCACGAGGACGTCCTCGTGGTTCAAAAAACAAGGCGAAAGAAAACACCATCGAAATGACTTCGGAAATGAAGTCTATTGTTCTTAAAATCCCGCCTGGGAAAGATGTCATTGAATGGCTGAAACAGTTTGCTCATTCAAGAAATATTTTTATGAATGTTCTGGGTGGTTCAGGAATGATTACAGATGCTTCCATAAGCCTCATCTCATCAGTACATCCAACAATATTTTCTGAGAGACTTTGCTTACTTTCTTTGACAGGGCCTGTAGGAAAAATATCTCCTTCAGAACCATCTGGTTCTTGCACTTTGAACGCTATATTTGCTAGGACGAATGGCGATGTCATTGGTGGGACGCTTTGGAGGCTTGTTACCTTTGGAACGATGCATGTGACTGCTCTTATTTCCAAAAATCCAGATGTCTTGGTTGTTTGTCATGCGAATATAGCTTAAGGATGCTTAAAGATTGAAGATTTAGAGAAAGCGTTATTCTCtatttattttctttatttttcaataaaagGATGTAGTGGCCCGA
The sequence above is a segment of the Apium graveolens cultivar Ventura unplaced genomic scaffold, ASM990537v1 ctg2987, whole genome shotgun sequence genome. Coding sequences within it:
- the LOC141700857 gene encoding AT-hook motif nuclear-localized protein 15-like codes for the protein MNYSSPALQIPNSMGYTNPTIINSEEHHSQPLPNTRMSNPGVGNDINNMGQSGENDIVASGGHFSFSTPRGRPRGSKNKAKENTIEMTSEMKSIVLKIPPGKDVIEWLKQFAHSRNIFMNVLGGSGMITDASISLISSVHPTIFSERLCLLSLTGPVGKISPSEPSGSCTLNAIFARTNGDVIGGTLWRLVTFGTMHVTALISKNPDVLVVCHANIA